A stretch of the Bordetella genomosp. 8 genome encodes the following:
- a CDS encoding Bug family tripartite tricarboxylate transporter substrate binding protein yields the protein MLRFLIGCVAALMLAAPAAAADGFPSRPIVMLVAVAPGGTLDTLARQIASGLTTELGQSVVVENTTGAGGLIGYQRLMKSEPDGYTLMFSNMSLAIIPLLYPTAHVDPVRDLSPIGMVATVPMVLSVSNRSGLTSLPEMLKRMRSGGPKLNFGSGGPGTTAHLGEGLFLHISKTQGELIQYRGSGPAIADLMAGTIDAVIDQTVTMLPLHKDKRIRAIAVSSPQRLPQLPDVPTFAEGGLPAFDLAIWNGVVAPRNTPKPVVDRIAAALSKVLDSPQYKSRIDQLAAIIPDAAQRGPAPMSAMLAKDVKEVASLAKQIGLTPQQ from the coding sequence ATGTTGCGATTCCTTATCGGCTGTGTCGCCGCCCTGATGCTGGCCGCGCCCGCGGCCGCCGCCGACGGCTTTCCTTCCCGGCCCATCGTCATGCTGGTCGCCGTGGCGCCCGGCGGCACGCTGGACACGCTGGCGCGCCAGATTGCCAGCGGACTGACCACCGAACTGGGCCAATCCGTCGTGGTGGAGAACACCACCGGTGCGGGCGGCCTGATCGGCTACCAACGCCTGATGAAGTCGGAGCCCGACGGCTACACCCTGATGTTCAGCAATATGTCGCTGGCCATCATTCCCCTGCTCTATCCCACCGCCCACGTCGACCCCGTCCGCGACCTGAGCCCCATCGGCATGGTGGCCACCGTGCCCATGGTGCTTTCGGTGAGCAACCGCAGCGGCCTGACCAGCCTGCCCGAGATGCTCAAGCGCATGCGGTCGGGCGGGCCCAAGCTCAACTTCGGCTCGGGCGGTCCGGGCACCACCGCGCACCTGGGTGAAGGCTTGTTCCTGCACATCTCCAAGACGCAGGGCGAGCTGATCCAGTATCGCGGCTCGGGGCCCGCCATCGCCGACCTGATGGCGGGCACCATCGACGCCGTCATCGACCAGACGGTGACGATGCTGCCCTTGCACAAGGACAAGCGCATCCGCGCCATCGCCGTATCGTCGCCGCAGCGGCTCCCACAGCTGCCCGATGTCCCCACCTTCGCGGAAGGCGGCCTGCCCGCCTTCGACCTGGCCATATGGAACGGCGTGGTCGCGCCGCGCAACACGCCCAAGCCGGTCGTCGACAGGATCGCCGCGGCGCTGTCCAAGGTGCTCGACAGCCCGCAGTACAAGAGCCGCATCGACCAACTCGCCGCCATCATTCCCGACGCGGCGCAGCGGGGTCCCGCGCCAATGTCCGCCATGCTCGCCAAGGACGTCAAGGAAGTGGCGTCGCTGGCGAAACAGATCGGGCTGACGCCGCAGCAGTGA
- a CDS encoding NAD(P)-dependent oxidoreductase produces the protein MQSETYGFIGLGNMGGPMAGRLLDAGYGLAVYDTVAAAVQGLAGKGAAACTGGREVADKAETIFLSLPTPEIVQRVATDPDGLIAGSRVKRVVDLSTIGPRAAREISAALAKRGILYVDAPVSGGVGGARNGTLAIMAACPRDEYDALVPVLKHFGPTFYMGEKAGMGQSMKLANNLMSAAAVAITSEAMAMGVKAGLDAKTMLDVINSGSGRNTASQDKFPRAVLTGTFDIGFAAKLAYKDVRLCVDEAEAIGVPMVVGSAVREMLVLAQAMCGENADYTHVAKAVETIAGVSIRHAAPAK, from the coding sequence ATGCAATCGGAGACTTACGGATTCATCGGCCTTGGCAATATGGGCGGCCCCATGGCCGGACGCCTGCTCGATGCGGGCTACGGCCTGGCGGTGTACGACACCGTCGCCGCGGCCGTGCAAGGCCTGGCCGGCAAGGGAGCGGCCGCCTGCACCGGCGGTCGTGAGGTCGCCGACAAGGCCGAGACGATCTTCCTGAGCCTGCCCACGCCGGAGATCGTGCAACGGGTCGCCACGGATCCCGATGGCCTGATCGCCGGCAGCCGGGTCAAGCGCGTGGTGGATCTGTCGACCATAGGCCCGCGGGCGGCCAGGGAGATCAGCGCCGCGCTCGCCAAACGCGGCATCCTGTACGTGGACGCGCCCGTCAGCGGCGGCGTGGGCGGCGCGCGCAACGGCACGTTGGCGATCATGGCGGCCTGCCCGCGCGACGAATACGACGCGCTGGTGCCGGTGCTGAAGCACTTCGGCCCGACGTTCTACATGGGTGAGAAAGCCGGCATGGGCCAGAGCATGAAGCTGGCCAATAACCTGATGTCGGCGGCCGCCGTCGCCATCACGTCCGAAGCCATGGCCATGGGCGTGAAGGCCGGCCTGGATGCCAAGACCATGCTGGACGTGATCAATTCCGGCTCGGGCCGCAACACCGCCAGCCAGGACAAGTTTCCACGCGCGGTGCTGACGGGCACCTTCGACATCGGCTTCGCCGCCAAGCTGGCCTACAAGGACGTGCGCCTGTGCGTGGACGAAGCCGAGGCCATCGGGGTACCCATGGTGGTCGGATCGGCGGTGCGTGAAATGCTGGTCCTGGCGCAAGCCATGTGCGGCGAGAATGCCGATTACACACACGTCGCCAAGGCGGTGGAAACCATCGCCGGCGTTTCGATACGACACGCCGCGCCGGCGAAATAG